A window of Myxococcus fulvus genomic DNA:
CGTCGCGACACGTCCCTTCTACCGGGACGCATCCCTTGGGCTCTGGGTGGCCTCCAGTGCTCGAAGCGTTCGCGCGGTGCTGTCGTCCCCTGTCTGTCTTGTCCGACCCCGTGCGGAGCCGGTGCCTCCGAGGGTGGGAGCGCTGGCCTCCGGGGCGCTGTTCCGGCAATGGGCCCGCATGAACGACGGTCCGTTCCACGCGGTGGTGCGCCGAGGGCTCGGGGCGCTCCTCGCGCGGTGGGGAACGGCGCGCGGAGGCGTGGACGCGCGAAGATTGCTGAGCGAGTACTCGCTCCGGGAGTGGGTGTTCCGTTGGCCGGTCCATTCCGTCGGGGCGCTGTTGGGGCTGGCACCAGGGACGTTGCCCGAGGTGGCGGCGTGGACGGGGGACCTGGTGAAGGGGCTTGCACCTGGAGCAGAGGAGGCCGTGGTCCTGCGTGGCGGGCTCGCCGCCGAGCGGCTGCGCGCGGAGGTCCGCTCGGCCCTGGAGGCCCAGACGGCGCGAGGGGGAGGAGGAGCCCTGTCCTTCTTGATGGAGGAGGTCGGTGCTTCGGGGGACTCCGCCGAGCCCCTGGACGCGGAGCGCCTCGTCGACGGGGTGGTCGCCAACGCCATCGGACTGCTGGTGCAGACCCATGACGCGACGGCGGGGTTGATTGGAAACACCCTGCGAGCCCTGATGAAGGAGCCCTCGCTGCTGGCCGAGGTGGTCGCCCGACCGGCGCTACTGCCCCGGGTGCTCGACGAGGTGCTGCGATACGACCCGCCCGTCCAGAACACGCGCCGCTACCTCGCGGAGGACACGGTCCTCGAAGGCCACACGCTCGTGGCGGGGGAGTGTGTCCTGGTGGTGCTCGCCGCCGCGAATCGTGACGCGCAGCTGCACCAAGAGCCCCACCGCTTCGACATCCATCGCGAAGAGCCCGCGCGGCTCTCCTTCGGCTGGGGTGCGCATGTCTGTCCTGGTGAACGCCTGGCGAAGTCCCTGGCGGCGGAGGCGCTGGAGGCCCTGCTCGCCACGGACGTCGCCCTGCATCGCGAGGCCTTCGCGGACGTCCGTTTCCTTCCATTGCTCAATGCCCGGGTGCCCCTGCTGCCCGCGCTCCGGCTCGCACACGAGGAGGTCGGATGATCGCCGTCATCTTCGAGGTCCAGCTTCGCGAGGAGGGGCGGCAGACCTACCTGGACCTGGCCGCCGAGCTGCGTCCGCTGCTCTCCCAGGTCGATGGCTTCCTCTCCATCGAGCGCTTCCAGAGCCTCTCGGATTCGAGTCGGCTGTTGTCGCTCTCGTTCTGGCGGGACGAGGCGGCGGTCGAAGCCTGGCGTCGACTCGAGGCCCATCGCGCGGCGCAGGCACAGGGACGCGACGGGGTCTTCCTGGACTATCGGCTGCGGGTCGCCAGCGTCCTGCGCGACTACGGCCTGTCGCGGCGCGAGGAGGCTCCGACGGACAGTCGGAAGGTCCACGGCTGACGTCACCTGTTCCGAGGCTCGGGCGAGCGCCGGGTTGCCCGGGCCGGGCGGGGGCTCCAAGCTGCGGGCCTGATGACGAACACACTCGAACAGGGGAAGAGGGTCGACTCTGTGTCACGGGTCATCGCGGCGCCGCCGGCCAGGCTCTATCAAGCGCTCCTGGACCCGGAGGCCGTCACGAAGTGGCTTCCGCCCGAGGGGATGACGGCGCGCCTGCGAGCCTTCGAGCCGCGCCCCGGTGGCGCCTATCGACTGACGCTCACGTATGACGAGGCGCATCACGACGTTGTGGGCAAGAGCTCGGCGCACGAGGACGCCGTCGAGGGAGTGTTCGTGGAGCTCGTCCCGGACCAGCGCGTCGTCCAGCGGTTCGAGTTCGACTCGGGGGACCCGTCCTTCGCGGGGCGCATGACGATGACCTGGACGCTGACCCCCGTCGCCGCTGGCACCGAGGTCTCCATCCACTGCGTGGACGTGCCCGAGGGCATCCGTCAGGAGGACCACGTCGCCGGGATGTCGTCCACGCTCGAGAACCTCGCGGCGTTCGTCGAATAATTCAGCCGTGTAATACAAAACATGCGGTCGCCCCTGACTCAATGGGGCGACCCGCACCTGTGTGGTTGGGATTGAGACGCGCCGCGTATTCGTGACGGTGAGAACTGTCTTCACTTGCGGTGGCGTCTGTCATATTTCGCGCGCCGCGCTCCCCCGAGCGCGTCATCCCATCCATCAACCGAGAGAGGCCTCCCATGAAGAGTCTGGCTGGATTCCTTGTTGTCGCCGCGATGCTGCTGACCGGATGCGAGCCCGCGCAATCCGATGCTCAGCTCCAGGAGGCCCCCGCGTCGGAGACCGTCGGACAGCAGGAGTCGGCGCTCGCCCCCGGTGACTGTACGGTGAGCCTGACGTGCGCCAGTGGTGTGACGGCCTCCTGCAGCGGCACCAACCGTCAGTGTTCCATCGACTCGAACGGGCTTGATCAGGTGTGGTGCAATGGCACGCCGTATGGCTGTCGCTTCGTGCCGGCGCCGTGCGGCTGCGCGCGAGACAACTGCTGCTCGGAGCTGTGTGCGCTGGACCCGGACTGCGGCACCTGCACGCCCGGCCGCTCCTGCACGTCCAACGCCCAGTGTGGCGGGACGTTGTCCGGTCGCTGCAACACCGTCACCAGGACGTGCACCTGCATCATCGGCGTGGACGCCGAGCGCGAGGACTGAACTCGGTGGGGTAGTCCCGCCTCCGTGAGGCGGTCTCACCGCTGGACGCGAGCGGGGGGAGGGTGAACAATCCCGAGCCGGATGCCTCCCCCCGCTTCGCCCGAGCCCGCCGGAGTCCGAGTCCCGATTCCGCGCTCGACGTGGGCCGTCGTCGCCGGCGCCCTGGGCATCACCTGTCTGTTCTTCTACCGGGCCGTCTTCAGCGCGCAGGTCTTCATCGCGCGGGACATGCTCCTGGTCTACGCGCCCCTGCGCCGCTATTGGGCACAGCGGGTCCTCGGCGGGGACTTCCCGGGCTGGTATCCCTTCGACGGGCTGGGGCAGTCGTTCGCGGGCATCATGCTGTCCGCGCCCTTCCATCCGTCGCAGCTCCTGGGGTTGGTGTTCTCCACCGGCGTGGCGATGAAGCTCACGGTGCTGGCGTGTCCGCCGCTGGCCCTCTTGGGCACGTACGCGCTCTTGCGGCTGTACGAGGTGCCACGGGGCGGCGCGTTCTTCGCCGGGCTCGCCTTCGCCTTCAGCGGGCACCTGGTGTCGCTCACCAACAACCTGGCGTACCTCATGGCGGCCGCCACCCTGCCCGCGGCACTCTGGGCCGCCGAGCGCTTCCTGCGCGTCGCCACCCCCGCTCGCGCCGCGGTGGCCGCCTCCGGTGTCGCCGGCGTGCTGCTGGCTGGTGACACGTGGAGCTATGCCTTCGCGAACGCCTTCGTGTTGTTGCTCGCGGTGACGGGGCAGGGCGGCCTGCGTGCCCGTGGGCTCCGCGCGTTGGGGCTCGTGGCGATGGGCGCGGGGCTGGCCGCGCCGCAGTTGTTCGCGGGCATGGCGGTGTTCGCGCACGGGGCCCCTGGCGCCAGCTCGCTCGAGGACGCGCAGCGCTGGTCCCTGGACCCGTGGCGACTGCCGGAGCTCCTCCTGGGGCCGTACCTCGCCAATCCTGTCGTGGAGCGCGCCGTCCCCGAGGAGTGGGTCAAGCCGCTCTTGAGCACGGGGGGGTTCTCCACGCTGTGGACGGACTCGGCGCTCGTCGGGGTGCCGGTGCTGGTGCTCGCGGTGGCGGGGTTGATGTCCATCCCCTGGAGACGCTGGGCGCCGTTCGCCGCGGTGTGGGGGCTGGTGCTGCTGCTCGCGCTCGGGGCCGCGCTGCCCGTCTATGGGTGGCTGCATGACGTGCTGCCGCTGTGGCGGCCGTTCCGCTATCCCGAGAAGCTCGTCGCGCACCTGACGTTGGGGCTCGCGCTGCTCGCGGGCTTCGGGTGGAAGGCGCTGGTGTCCTCCGAGCCACGGGCGCGTCGGGCGGCCTGGGTGGCGGGCGGCATGTCGATGGGGTTGCTCGCCGTGGCCCTCGCCGAGCGCCTGGGCGCGGTGTGGTCTTCCGCCTTCGTCGTCGCGCGTTGGCCCCAGGTGCCCGCCGAGACGTTGCAGACGCTGTCGCAGGCGTTCAGCGACGCCGGGTTCATCGCGGCGGGCCTCGCGCTGGGCTGCGCGCTCGTGCTGCCGGGGCTCGCGGGTTCGTCACCTCGGGCCGGGGTGTTGATGGCGCTGCAGCTGGGCGCGGCCTTCACGCTGAACGAGCCGCTCTACATCCTCGGCTCGGAGGAGCTGCTGGACAGTCCGCCCACGCTCGTCGAAGCCGTGCGCGAGCACGCCGCGCGGACGGGAGACTCCACGCCCCGCGTCTCTTCTCGCCTCACGCGCTTCCAGTTGCCCCGGTTCGAGGGCTTCGAGTTCCAGGACAGCGTGGCGTTGATGGCGCGCGCCGCGTTGATGCCGGACACCCCCGCGCTGTGGCACATCGGCGCGGCGGGGGCGTATCTGCCCGCGGTGAGCGCTCGCGTGAAGGGCCTGCAGATGGATGACCCCGCGCGCTTCACCCGGCTGGAGCCCCTCTATGGCGTGCGGTTCAGCGTGTACACATCCGCTTCCCACGCGGGGATGGGGCCCAGGCCGGCCAGGGTGTTCGCACGCGACGAGGTGTTCGAGCTGGTGCTCGTCGAACATGCCGAGGCCCTGCCGCGGCTCTTCATCGCGAAGCCCCGCTGTGTGTCGGACGAGAAGGCCGCGCTCGGACTGTTGGACACGGAGGACTTCCGTCGTGGTGCCCGGGCCGCGGTGGAGTGTGGCTCGGAGCCGCTCCCTGCTTCGAGCGACGCGCCGCTGACAGGGCGGGTCCTCATCGAGCGAGACACCCCCGAGCACCTCGTGGTGTCGGTCGAGTCGTCCGAGGACGCGGTGCTCATCGTCAACGATGCGTTCCAGGCCGGATGGTCGGCGAGCGTGGACGGTGAGCCCACACGGCTGCTCCCCGCGAACGTGGCCGTGCGGGCCGTCGCGGTGCCCTCGGGGCGTCACCAGGTGGTGCTGCGTTATCGAATCCCGGGAGTCATGCCGGGATTGCTGCTGTGGGGCGTGACGCTCGTGGGACTGGCGCTGGCCGAGGGCTGGCGTCGTCGGCGTTCTCCCGCTTTACGGTGAGCGCTATCCCCGGGTGGGAAGCGCCTGGGAGCCGCGTCGGGTGAATCCCGTTCGCGGCCTTCCCTTCGCCCGCCCGCCTGCCCGCATCCGGTCCTCGACTTCACCCACCCTCCCGACGATGATGGCCGCGCGCGTCAACCGAGCCACATGGAAACCCCAAGAGCTGAACGACCGCGCCGGCGGTGGGCTCGAGTCCTCGCGGGCGTCCTGCTGAGCCTCTTCGTGCCCGTCGCGCTGGTGCTCGTCGTGGCGCTGGTCGTCGTGCACAGCCTCGACCGTCCCTGGCTGAAGTCGCACGTCGTCTCGCAGGTGGCGTCGGCCACGGGCATCCAGGTGGACTACCAGACCACCCAGGTGTCGCTGCTGTCGGGCCTGCGGTTGGAGGGCCTGGTGGTGCGCACGCCCGCTCCCTTCGAGCGCGTCGCGCCCGAGCTGCTGCGCGTGGGCACGCTGGAGGCGAAGTGGTCACCCGGCTCGCTCCTGAGCGGCGGCACGCTCGTCGAGCACGTGGCGGTGCGCGAGGTGACGGTGGCCCTGGTGGCCGACGACGCGGGGCCCACGTCCCTCTCGGAGCTGACCGGTCCTCCCTCGCCCGAGCCCGTCCCC
This region includes:
- a CDS encoding YfhO family protein encodes the protein MPPPASPEPAGVRVPIPRSTWAVVAGALGITCLFFYRAVFSAQVFIARDMLLVYAPLRRYWAQRVLGGDFPGWYPFDGLGQSFAGIMLSAPFHPSQLLGLVFSTGVAMKLTVLACPPLALLGTYALLRLYEVPRGGAFFAGLAFAFSGHLVSLTNNLAYLMAAATLPAALWAAERFLRVATPARAAVAASGVAGVLLAGDTWSYAFANAFVLLLAVTGQGGLRARGLRALGLVAMGAGLAAPQLFAGMAVFAHGAPGASSLEDAQRWSLDPWRLPELLLGPYLANPVVERAVPEEWVKPLLSTGGFSTLWTDSALVGVPVLVLAVAGLMSIPWRRWAPFAAVWGLVLLLALGAALPVYGWLHDVLPLWRPFRYPEKLVAHLTLGLALLAGFGWKALVSSEPRARRAAWVAGGMSMGLLAVALAERLGAVWSSAFVVARWPQVPAETLQTLSQAFSDAGFIAAGLALGCALVLPGLAGSSPRAGVLMALQLGAAFTLNEPLYILGSEELLDSPPTLVEAVREHAARTGDSTPRVSSRLTRFQLPRFEGFEFQDSVALMARAALMPDTPALWHIGAAGAYLPAVSARVKGLQMDDPARFTRLEPLYGVRFSVYTSASHAGMGPRPARVFARDEVFELVLVEHAEALPRLFIAKPRCVSDEKAALGLLDTEDFRRGARAAVECGSEPLPASSDAPLTGRVLIERDTPEHLVVSVESSEDAVLIVNDAFQAGWSASVDGEPTRLLPANVAVRAVAVPSGRHQVVLRYRIPGVMPGLLLWGVTLVGLALAEGWRRRRSPALR
- a CDS encoding antibiotic biosynthesis monooxygenase family protein — its product is MIAVIFEVQLREEGRQTYLDLAAELRPLLSQVDGFLSIERFQSLSDSSRLLSLSFWRDEAAVEAWRRLEAHRAAQAQGRDGVFLDYRLRVASVLRDYGLSRREEAPTDSRKVHG
- a CDS encoding cytochrome P450; translated protein: MNDGPFHAVVRRGLGALLARWGTARGGVDARRLLSEYSLREWVFRWPVHSVGALLGLAPGTLPEVAAWTGDLVKGLAPGAEEAVVLRGGLAAERLRAEVRSALEAQTARGGGGALSFLMEEVGASGDSAEPLDAERLVDGVVANAIGLLVQTHDATAGLIGNTLRALMKEPSLLAEVVARPALLPRVLDEVLRYDPPVQNTRRYLAEDTVLEGHTLVAGECVLVVLAAANRDAQLHQEPHRFDIHREEPARLSFGWGAHVCPGERLAKSLAAEALEALLATDVALHREAFADVRFLPLLNARVPLLPALRLAHEEVG
- a CDS encoding SRPBCC family protein — protein: MSRVIAAPPARLYQALLDPEAVTKWLPPEGMTARLRAFEPRPGGAYRLTLTYDEAHHDVVGKSSAHEDAVEGVFVELVPDQRVVQRFEFDSGDPSFAGRMTMTWTLTPVAAGTEVSIHCVDVPEGIRQEDHVAGMSSTLENLAAFVE